The following are from one region of the Papaver somniferum cultivar HN1 unplaced genomic scaffold, ASM357369v1 unplaced-scaffold_132, whole genome shotgun sequence genome:
- the LOC113333087 gene encoding acetate/butyrate--CoA ligase AAE7, peroxisomal-like: MVERGGGDIDDLPKSDANYTALTPLWFLERAALIHPQRKSVIHGSLHYTWLQTYQRCRRLASALSKHSVGLGKTVAVISPNIPAIYEAHFGVPMAGAVVNCVNIRLNAPTIAFLLGHSLASVVMVDQEFFSLAEEALKIFASDVKGTFKPPVLIVIGDENCDPGQFKDALDKGAIDYEKFLESGDPEYAWKPPKDEWQSIALGYTSGTTSSPKGVVLSHRGAYVMSLSGALIWGMTEGAVYLWTLPMFHCNGWCYTWTLAALCGTSVCLRQVSAKAVYSAIANEGVTHFCAAPVVLNTIASAPKDQTILPLPRQVNVMTAGAAPPPPVLSAMSKHGFRVTHTYGLSETYGPSTVCAWKPEWDSLPLEAQARLNARQGVRYIGLEGLDVFDTEKQTPVPADGVTMGEIVARGNSVMKGYLKNPEANKEAFANGWFHSGDLAVKHPDGYIEIKDRAKDIIISGGENISSLEVESLLYQHPAVFETSVVARPDEKWGESPCAFVTLKPGTEGSNEKDVAQDIMKFCRAKMPAFWVPKSVVFRPLPKTATGKIQKHVLRAKAK; encoded by the exons ATGGTGGAACGAGGAGGAGGCGATATAGATGATTTACCAAAGAGTGATGCAAACTATACAGCTCTAACACCACTCTGGTTTTTAGAAAGAGCAGCGTTAATACATCCACAAAGGAAATCTGTAATTCATGGATCTTTGCACTATACTTGGTTACAGACTTATCAAAGATGTCGTAGATTAGCTTCTGCTCTTTCTAAACATTCTGTTGGTCTTGGTAAAACG GTAGCTGTCATTTCCCCAAACATCCCCGCCATCTATGAAGCTCATTTTGGAGTTCCAATGGCTGGAGCTGTGGTGAACTGTGTTAACATTCGCCTAAATGCACCCACAATTGCCTTCCTACTTGGGCACTCGTTGGCCTCAGTTGTCATGGTTGATCAGGAGTTTTTCTCCTTGGCAGAAGAGGCTTTGAAAATATTTGCCAGCGATGTGAAGGGCACCTTTAAGCCTCCAGTTTTAATTGTCATAGGTGATGAAAACTGTGACCCTGGTCAGTTTAAAGATGCTCTAGACAAAGGCGCCATTGATTATGAGAAGTTTCTGGAAAGTGGTGATCCCGAGTATGCTTGGAAACCACCGAAGGATGAGTGGCAGAGTATTGCCTTGGGTTATACTTCTGGGACAACTTCAAGTCCGAAGGGGGTGGTATTGAGCCACCGAGGGGCATATGTAATGTCTCTCAGTGGTGCGTTGATATGGGGGATGACTGAAGGGGCTGTATACCTGTGGACTCTTCCCATGTTTCACTGCAATGGTTGGTGTTACACTTGGACACTTGCAGCTCTTTGCGGTACTAGCGTTTGCCTTCGTCAG GTGTCCGCAAAGGCAGTTTACTCAGCCATAGCAAATGAAGGAGTCACACATTTCTGTGCTGCACCTGTTGTTCTCAACACCATTGCAAGTGCTCCGAAAGATCAAACAATCCTCCCTCTTCCACGCCAAGTCAACGTGATGACTGCGGGGGCAGCACCACCACCTCCTGTTTTATCAGCCATGTCCAAACATGGATTCCGTGTAACCCACACTTACGGCCTCTCTGAAACATATGGTCCCTCAACTGTGTGTGCCTGGAAGCCAGAGTGGGACTCCCTACCTCTCGAGGCTCAAGCTCGTTTAAATGCTCGTCAAGGTGTTCGTTATATTGGATTGGAAGGTCTAGACGTTTTTGACACCGAAAAACAGACACCTGTACCTGCTGATGGTGTCACCATGGGTGAAATTGTTGCTCGTGGAAATTCTGTAATGAAGGGATATCTAAAGAACCCAGAAGCAAATAAGGAGGCTTTTGCTAACGGTTGGTTCCATTCTGGGGATCTGGCCGTGAAGCACCCAGACGGATATATAGAGATTAAGGATAGGGCGAAGGATATTATCATTTCGGGGGGTGAAAATATTAGTAGTTTAGAAGTTGAAAGCTTGTTGTATCAGCATCCAGCTGTTTTTGAAACTTCAGTTGTGGCAAGACCAGATGAAAAATGGGGAGAATCTCCTTGTGCTTTTGTAACATTGAAACCAGGAACAGAAGGATCAAATGAAAAGGATGTAGCTCAAGACATAATGAAGTTTTGTCGAGCGAAAATGCCAGCTTTCTGGGTGCCGAAGTCTGTTGTTTTCAGACCTTTGCCAAAAACGGCAACCGGGAAGATACAGAAACACGTTTTGAGAGCTAAGGCCAAATAA